The nucleotide sequence GACAGGGGGTTGGCCGGCAATTCTAGCCACCAATATTCACGACCCCTGTTTTGCGCCGACTTATGCAAAGCTTTACAAACAAGGTCGCATCCGCGCCACTGACAATATCTATACAGCCAATATGAGTCAGTGTCATGTCAACTTACTGGCTCAGTTTCAGGTTCAAGCAAATTTAGTCGTTCCGATTTTGCTAAGCGAACAAGCCCTGCAAAATCCCCCATCCCCAACTCGAAATCAGTTGTGGGGATTGCTGATTGCCCACCAGTGTAGTGGCCCTAGGCAATGGCAAACTTGGGAGGGTGAGTTACTGATGCAACTCACAGAACAGGTGGCGATCGCGATTCAGCAGGCGCAGCTTTACCAACAACTACAGGCGGCTAACCAGGAGTTAGAGCGTCTTGCGTCTTCAGATGGCCTGACGCTGCTTGCCAACCGTCGCCAGTTTGATAGCTATCTTAAGCAAGAGGTGCGGCGTCTGGCGCAAGGAACCGCTCCCATCTCCCTGATTATGTGCGATATCGACTGTTTCAAGCCCTACAACGATACTTATGGCCATCAAGCCGGTGATGCTTGTTTGCAGCAGGTTGCTGGGGCAATTCGTAATGCGCTCCAGCGACCGGCAGATTTGGCTGCTCGGTACGGCGGTGAGGAATTTGCGGTGATTTTGCCGGATACGGACGCTGCCGGTGCAGTTCGAGTTGCTGAGGCGATTCGCACCAGCGTGCGCTCTTTGCAAATTCCCCACGCTAAATCAGCGGCGGCATCTGTGGTGACTTTGAGTTTGGGGGTTGCCAGCGCATCGGCTCACAACACAACACCGGCACAGTTAATTGCCGCAGCCGATGAAGCCTTGTATCAAGCCAAGGAAGGGGGACGCGATCAGGTTGTGGTTAACGATTAATCCCGAATCGCTACTTTTGCTCTGGATGAGCAGCTGCCGGCGTGGTGGCACCGATTTGGTTAATCGTGGCGATCAGTTGATACAAGCGCCCTAAATCTCGCTGGTTGAAGTAAAAAACTAGGCGGGGTAGCTCTGATGTATCATCAGCGGCTTCTTCGGGGAAAGCTTGACTTTTCTCAATGCGTCCTTTCACTAAAATGTCGCTGAAATCAGTATTTAACTGTTCAACATCCGCTTCTGAAAGTTCAGACTTCAGACGCATGACAAATTTATCGTTGACGTAGCGGCTGGAGTGATAAACACGATAGAAGCTGCGGATGACTTCACAGGCAACATCCAAGTTATCGGTAATTGTGTAAAGGCTGGGATCGGCGGGGCTAACCAATCCTCTTCCGACTAAATGCTTATGAATGTATGCGTTCCAGTCGTGCCAATAATCGCCGCCGGCTCGATCAATTAACACCAAGGGAACCGGGCCAAGCCGGCCTGTCTGGCTTAAGGTTAAGCACTCAAATGCCTCATCTTGGGTGCCAAATCCGCCGGGAAAGAGGGCGAGAGCGTCACTTTCACGCAGGAAGAATAACTTGCGGGTGAAGAAATATTTAAAGTTAATCAGCTTGCGATCACCGGCAATGAAGGGATTGGCCCCTTGCTCGAAGGGTAGCTGGATATTCAAACCAAAGGATTGAGCGGCACCGGCACCTTCATTGCCGGCTTGCATGATCCCACCGCCGGCCCCTGTAATCACCATAAATCCTTGCTGGGTGACACTGTGAGCGAACTGGGCCGCCATTTTGTATTCGGGGCTATCTTCTGTTATTCGAGCCGAACCAAAAATGGTAATTTTGCGAACGTGCCGGTAAGGATAAAACACCCGGAACGCACGCTCCATATCTTCCAAACAAGCCGTCAAAATCTTCCAATCGAGCCGCTCTATTTCATCGCCGGCAATTCGCACCAGAGAAGCCAGCGTGCGCTCAATAAATTTCTGATACTTCGCGTTAGGCAGCTCGGCAAATAATTCTAATAGGTCGTTATAGAGGGATTCTGTTGAGTTCAAAGAAGGAGACATGAATGCTTGTGTCCTGGCAGTACCTTTATTCTACCCAGACTCGGGCTGGGATCGCCTTATTTTCAGCACTTTTAGCGCACCAGTCTCCCCAGATATGAGCAATTTGCCGGCAGCCTCCCTATTTTGTGGGGGCGTTGACAACTTGAAAAAAACAAACCCGCCCCAGCGTAAACCAGAACGGGTTGATTTGTAATGTTTTAGATCGTAAAAGCCCTTTATTTCTGACCGAAATCAGTAACGCCCAAAAGGCTTAGCCACCTAATCGGCCAGTGAAGATTCCCTAACAGCGTTGCGGCTTGTTGAATTGTGGCAGACGGCGCTTAGAGATACTTTTCTAGCGTGTTTGCCAGTGTGGTCTTGGGAACTGCACCAACTACCATATCAACCCGCTGACCACCCTTAAAAATCATCAGCGTGGGAATGCTGCGGATTCCATATTGGCTGGCTACATTGGGGTTCTCGTCTGTGTTGACTTTGACGACCTTTATCTGCCCGTCGTACTGTTGAGCGATTTCATCGACGACAGGAGCGACCATCCGACAAGGTCCGCACCAGGGTGCCCAAAAATCGACTAATACGGGAACTTCGCTCTCAAGCACTTCTTGTTTAAACGTGGCGTCTGTAACTTGTGCGGCTGCTGACATGCCTGACAATCCCTCTCTACATTGTCTTTAAGATTGTCATTCTACCATTCTTAGGGTGCTACAACTGCGGTATTGGGACATGAGAATGTCTAATTAAAAAGGAACCGCCCGAACATAGTCCGGGCGGAGTGTGGTGTGAGGAGTGAACGGAAACATGCGTCTCCGCTTCTCTTATATTGTAAGCGACTGATTCGATTGATGCCTTTAGAACTGTAGAAAAATTTAAAGTTTTAGCTAGGCCGGTAATTCTACTTACCCATGCCCAGTTGTTGCGCTTTCTGGTAAACTTTGCCTTCAGTTAGCAGTGAGGGAGCAATGACGACCTCAACTTGCTGCATCTCCTTGATGTCTTTGGCTCCCAAGGTGCCCATGCTGGTTTGCAGTGCGCCTAAAAGGTTGTGGGTGCCATCGTCAAGCTGTGCCGGCCCGCGTAAGATTTGCTCAAGGGTGCCGGTGGTGCCAACCCGAATGCGCGTGCCTCGGGGCAAAACAGGACTCGGCGTTGCCATGCCCCAGTGATAGCCCCGGCCTGGTGCTTCTTTCGCCCTGGCAAAAGGTGAACCGATCATAACACCGTCGGCTCCGCAAGCAATACATTTGCAGATGTCGCCGCCGGTGATTAAGCCGCCATCCGCAATCACCGGCACATAATTGCCGGTTTCTTGATAGTAATCGTCACGGGCGGCAGCGCAGTCAGCAACAGCCGTTGCTTGAGGAATCCCCACACCGAGAACACCGCGAGACGTGCAAGCCGCACCAGGGCCAATTCCCACTAGGATGCCGGCTGCCCCTGCCTTCATTAAGTTCAGGGTCACTTCGTAGGTGACGCAATTGCCTAAAATCACGGGAATGGGCATTTCCCGGCAGAATTGGGCTAAATCGAGGGGTGTAATTGACTCTGGAGCCAGGTAAGCGGTTGAAACAACGGTTGCCTGTACAAAGAATAAATCCGCGCCGGCTTTAGCAACGACTGAACCGTATTTGGTTGCCCCTGCCGGTGTAGCGCTAACCGCCGCAATTCCGCCTTGGCGCTTAATTTCCTGAATTCGCTGTTCGATGAGTTCTGGCTTGATGGGTTCGGCGTAAAGTTCCTGCATCAAGGTCACAAACTCATCTTTGCCCACAGAGGCAATGCGATCTAAAATCGGCTCTGGGTCAGCATAGCGCGTTTGAATGCCTTCTAAGTTAAGTACACCCAGTGCCCCAAGTTCAGACAGTCGCACTGCCATGCGGACATCGACAACCCCATCCATTGCGCTAGCAATAATGGGAATTTCTCGTTCAATGCCGCCAATGCGCCAGCGAGTATCGGCTAAACTCGGATCGAGAGTTCGCTGTCCCGGTACTAGCGCAATTTCGTCAATTCCATAAGCTCTGCGAGCTGCCTTGCCCCTTCCAATTTGAATATCCACGCTCGTTACTCGTTCCCAAGACTATTTAAGTAAGGGTATCAAATTAGTAGGGGGATTGGTTTTGGGTGAGTTAAGGTTTTTTTAACCTTCAGCCGGCTCAATCCCCAACGCCCTCAATTGCGCTGCTAATTGCTCAGTCCGTTGTTCTGCCTGCCCTTGCACTTGAGCCGCCTGCTGTGTTAACTCATCAGGGAAAAGAAACCGTCTCCCGTCAGCGTCATACCAGTACAGCTATTCCCGCTGCCATCCCCAAAAAGTACCTCGTTCCCGCCCAATGCCTAAACCAATTTCAGGCATCCACACCGGCTTACCAACGCAACGCACATAGTTCCCCTCAATAAGGTGATGCACC is from Microcoleus sp. FACHB-68 and encodes:
- a CDS encoding LOG family protein codes for the protein MSPSLNSTESLYNDLLELFAELPNAKYQKFIERTLASLVRIAGDEIERLDWKILTACLEDMERAFRVFYPYRHVRKITIFGSARITEDSPEYKMAAQFAHSVTQQGFMVITGAGGGIMQAGNEGAGAAQSFGLNIQLPFEQGANPFIAGDRKLINFKYFFTRKLFFLRESDALALFPGGFGTQDEAFECLTLSQTGRLGPVPLVLIDRAGGDYWHDWNAYIHKHLVGRGLVSPADPSLYTITDNLDVACEVIRSFYRVYHSSRYVNDKFVMRLKSELSEADVEQLNTDFSDILVKGRIEKSQAFPEEAADDTSELPRLVFYFNQRDLGRLYQLIATINQIGATTPAAAHPEQK
- the trxA gene encoding thioredoxin; this translates as MSAAAQVTDATFKQEVLESEVPVLVDFWAPWCGPCRMVAPVVDEIAQQYDGQIKVVKVNTDENPNVASQYGIRSIPTLMIFKGGQRVDMVVGAVPKTTLANTLEKYL
- a CDS encoding GuaB3 family IMP dehydrogenase-related protein; its protein translation is MDIQIGRGKAARRAYGIDEIALVPGQRTLDPSLADTRWRIGGIEREIPIIASAMDGVVDVRMAVRLSELGALGVLNLEGIQTRYADPEPILDRIASVGKDEFVTLMQELYAEPIKPELIEQRIQEIKRQGGIAAVSATPAGATKYGSVVAKAGADLFFVQATVVSTAYLAPESITPLDLAQFCREMPIPVILGNCVTYEVTLNLMKAGAAGILVGIGPGAACTSRGVLGVGIPQATAVADCAAARDDYYQETGNYVPVIADGGLITGGDICKCIACGADGVMIGSPFARAKEAPGRGYHWGMATPSPVLPRGTRIRVGTTGTLEQILRGPAQLDDGTHNLLGALQTSMGTLGAKDIKEMQQVEVVIAPSLLTEGKVYQKAQQLGMGK